The genomic region GTCGGCGTCGGCAACTGCGCGAGCAGTCTCGTCCAGGGACGCCACTACTACGAGAACGCGAAGAAGGACGACTTCGTCCCCGGACTGATGCACGTCGACCTCGGTGGCTACCACGTCCGCGACATCGAGTTCGTGGCCGCCTTCGACATCGACCGGAACAAGGTCGGCAAGGACCTCTCCGAGGCGATCTACACGAAGCCGAACAATACGTACGTCTTTCAGCAGGTCCCTCATCTCGGCGTTCCGGTCGAGCGCGGGATGACCCACGACGGTCTCGGCAAGTACCTGAGCCAGATCATTGAGAAGGCGCCCGGGCCCACCGCGGACATCGTCGGGATCCTCCGCGAGCGGCAGGTCGACGTGATGGTGAGCTACCTGCCGGTCGGCTCCGAGCAGGCGACGAAGTGGTACGTCGAACAGGCGCTCCAGGCCGGCGTCGCCTTCGTCAATGCGATCCCCGTCTTCATCGGCCGCGAGCCGTACTGGCAGCGGCGCTTCGCCGAGCGCAACCTGCCGCTCATCGGCGACGACATCAAGAGCCAGGTCGGCGCGACGATCACCCATCGCGTCCTCACTCGCCTCTTCATGGACCGCGGCGTCCGGCTCGATCGCACGTACCAGCTCAACTTCGGCGGCAACACGGACTTCCTCAACATGCTCGAGCGGGAACGGCTCGAGAGCAAGAAGATCAGCAAGACGAACGCCGTGACGTCGATGCTCGACTACGAGATCGACCCCGACGACATCCACGTCGGCCCGTCGGACCACGTTCCCTGGCTCCTCGACCGCAAGTGGTGCTACATCCGGATGGAGGGCACGACGTTCGGCGACGTCCCACTCAACGCCGAGCTCAAGCTCGAGGTCTGGGACAGCCCGAACAGTGCCGGCGTCATCACCGACGCGATCCGCTGCATCAAGCTCGGTCTCGATCGTGGGCTCAAGGGAACCCTCGTGGCGCCGGCGAGCTACTTCATGAAGAGCCCGCCGCGCCAGATCCACGACGACATCGCCTTCAACCGGGTCGAGGCATTCATCCGCGGCGAGGACGCCGAGACGCTCGTCGGCACGGAGGCCGCGCCGACGCCGAAGCTCAAGCGGCTCGCCGGGGCGAAGGCGCGGGTCGCCGCCGCGGCCCGGTGACGGAGCCCGGGACGAGCGACATCGCCGGTCGAGAGGCCGCACGGGAGACGCGGGACCGGCCGGCGGGACCGCGGATCGGGCTCGAGGCGCCGCACCGTCGGCTCGAGGAACGCTTCCGACCGCTGGAGCGGGTGACCGTCCGAGCGTACCGGACCGCAGCGTGGCTCCTCGCCCACCTCCCGCCGCGGCCGGCCTGGACCGTCATCGGCTGGTTCAGCCAGGCCGGCTACCTGCTCTGGCCAAAGAAGCGACACTGGGTGGACGCGAACTTCGGTCACGTCCTCGGCCGCGAGCCGTCCCATCGTTCCGTGCGGCGCCTCGCCCTCCGCGCCTACGGCCACTACGCTCGCTACCTCGTGGAGCTCATGCGCCTGCCGTCGCTTCCTCCGGCCGCCGTGGGCGGGCTCGTCGAGCCTGAGGGCATCGAGGATCTCGAACGCTACTGGCGCGAGTCGGACGGGGTCATCCTCGTGGCGGGCCACGTCGGGAACAACGAGGCCTGCGCGGCCGGCGTCGCGTCCCGGGGCTGGCCGATCAGCGTCGTCGCCGACGATTCGTCGTTCCCGGAGATGTTCGAGCTCCTCCGCCGGCAGCGCGAGTCGTGGGGCGTCTCCGTCATCCCGTGGCGGAACCTCCGGGCCGTCTATGCGGTCCTCCGACGGAAGGAGTTGCTCGCGCTCCTCATCGATTGGGGCTACCGCGCCGACGGGATCCCGGTCCGCCTGTTCGGAGCGTGGACGACACTTCCGGCAGGCCCGGCGGCGCTCGCCGCGAAGACCGGCTCGACGATCGTCCCGGTGACGATCCGCCGTCTCGCCGACGGGCGGTTCCGGGCGACCCTCGACATGCCGATCCGGGTCGCGTCGAACGCTCCCGCCGAGCTCCAGCGCGCGACCCAGGCGGTCGCGGACGCGCTTGAGCGGACCATCGCGGCCGCGCCGGAGCAGTGGTACTCATTCAAGCCGATGTGGCCCCCGACCGCGGAAGAGTCGGCGGAGCTCGAGGCGCGGGCCGCGGCGATGCTCGCCTCCGGGGCGTGACCCGGGTGATCGGGGGCCGGATGGCGGCTGCTGGGCTCGGCTTCGTCTCCTGGCTCGCCGGCCGCCTGCCGGATCGGCTCCTCAGCGGGATCGCCGATCTCGTCGGCGAGCTGTGGTACCGGCTCGCTCCCGAGCGCGCCGGCCGGGCCCGCCGCAATCTCCGGCGCGTCTGCGGGTGGCTCGCGGCCGAGGGTATGGGCCCGGCCCGGGCCCGGCGCGCGGCGACGGATCCGGCAGTCCTCGAGCGCCTCGTCCGGGCCTCGTTCCGCCATGCCGCCCGGTACTATCTGGAAGTCGCCCAGGTCCCATCGTGGACGCCGGCGTTCATCCGGGACCGGCTCGCCATCGACTCGCCGGAGGTGGTCGATCGCGCTTTCGCCACAGCGGGCCCGATCATCTTCATCGCGCCGCACTTCGGGTCCGTGGAGCTGCCCGGCCTCTACCTCGCGTCACGGAGTGGCCGGACGCCGGTCGCCCCGATGGAGACGCTCCGCGATCCGGCCCTCCAGCGATACTTCGTGCGGACGCGCGGCGCGATGGGGATCCGGATCGTCAGCGTCCGGGAAGCACGGCGCGAGCTGCTCGCGGCGCTCCGGGCCGGTGACCCGGTCGGGCTCGTCGCGGATCGCGACCTCACCGGCGGCGGCATCGCGACGACCCTGTTCGGGGCGCCGGCTCCGCTGCCAGCCGGGCCGGCCCTCCTCGCCATCGAGAGCGGCGCACGGCTCTACGCGACGGCCGTTCGAAGGCTCGCTCCGGGACGCTTCGCCGGCCGCCTCGAGGAGATCCCCGTCCCGACCGGAGGCACGCGCCGGGAACGGGTGACGGCGATCCTGGCGGACGAGGCTCGGGCGTTCGAGCGGGCGATCGCCGACGCTCCCGAACAGTGGTGGGCGATCTTCTTTCCGATCTGGCCGGACCTCGAGGCCGCCGCCGCGCCGACGGCCGAACCGAATCCTGCGCCGACCGCCGAGTCGCGGCCCGACGCCGTGCTCGAACGACGATGACCGATCGCCTCGGTCGGGCGGATCTCCACATCCACACCCTCGCCTCGGACGGAACGTCCGGCCTCGAGGAGATCCTCGCCCATGCGGTCGAGGTCGCCGAGCTCGACGTCATCGCGATCACGGACCACGAGCGGATCGACGCCGCCGTCGCGGCCCGGGCGATGGCGTTCGACCGGGGCCTCCCGCTCGAGGTAGTCGTCGGGGAGGAGGTCA from Chloroflexota bacterium harbors:
- a CDS encoding lysophospholipid acyltransferase family protein gives rise to the protein MTEPGTSDIAGREAARETRDRPAGPRIGLEAPHRRLEERFRPLERVTVRAYRTAAWLLAHLPPRPAWTVIGWFSQAGYLLWPKKRHWVDANFGHVLGREPSHRSVRRLALRAYGHYARYLVELMRLPSLPPAAVGGLVEPEGIEDLERYWRESDGVILVAGHVGNNEACAAGVASRGWPISVVADDSSFPEMFELLRRQRESWGVSVIPWRNLRAVYAVLRRKELLALLIDWGYRADGIPVRLFGAWTTLPAGPAALAAKTGSTIVPVTIRRLADGRFRATLDMPIRVASNAPAELQRATQAVADALERTIAAAPEQWYSFKPMWPPTAEESAELEARAAAMLASGA
- a CDS encoding inositol-3-phosphate synthase, encoding MVTDSSTERRVSKNGKNGSAATNGVAPDPTHAGAPRRGDGRIRVAIVGVGNCASSLVQGRHYYENAKKDDFVPGLMHVDLGGYHVRDIEFVAAFDIDRNKVGKDLSEAIYTKPNNTYVFQQVPHLGVPVERGMTHDGLGKYLSQIIEKAPGPTADIVGILRERQVDVMVSYLPVGSEQATKWYVEQALQAGVAFVNAIPVFIGREPYWQRRFAERNLPLIGDDIKSQVGATITHRVLTRLFMDRGVRLDRTYQLNFGGNTDFLNMLERERLESKKISKTNAVTSMLDYEIDPDDIHVGPSDHVPWLLDRKWCYIRMEGTTFGDVPLNAELKLEVWDSPNSAGVITDAIRCIKLGLDRGLKGTLVAPASYFMKSPPRQIHDDIAFNRVEAFIRGEDAETLVGTEAAPTPKLKRLAGAKARVAAAAR